A genomic region of Mycolicibacterium poriferae contains the following coding sequences:
- the fadD32 gene encoding long-chain-fatty-acid--AMP ligase FadD32, giving the protein MAFHNPFIKDGLIKFPDNGSLVKHVERWARVRGDKLAYRFIDFSTERDGVERDLNWADFGARNKAVGARLQQVTEPGDRVAILCPQNLEYLVAFFGVLYSGRIAVPLFDPNEPGHVGRLHAVLDDCQPSAILTTTAAAEGVRKFFRTRPANQRPRVIAVDAVPNEVGATWEPVDVQHDTIAYLQYTSGSTRIPTGVQITHLNLATNVVQVIEALDGQEGDRGVSWLPFFHDMGLITVLLSPMLGHYITFMTPAAFVRRPGRWIREMARKESDTGGTISVAPNFAFDHAAVRGVPKDGEPPLDMSNIKCILNGSEPISAATVNRFNEAFGPFGFKPQAIKPSYGLAEATLFVSTTPMNAEPRIIHVDRDELNRHRFVEVPADSPKAVAQAGAGQIGVAEWAVIVDNDSATELPDGQIGEVWISGQNMGTGYWGKPEETVATFQNTLKSRTNPSHAEGATDDATWVRTGDLGAYHDGELYITGRTKDLVIIDGRNHYPQDLEYSAQESTKALRTGFVAAFSVPANQLPDEVFEDAHAGLKRDPDDTSEQLVIVGERAPGAHKLEMGPIADDIRAAIAVRHGVTVRDVLLTPAGAIPRTSSGKIGRRACRSAYLDGSLRSGKVANAFPDETD; this is encoded by the coding sequence ATGGCCTTCCACAACCCGTTCATCAAAGACGGACTGATCAAGTTCCCGGACAACGGCAGCTTGGTCAAACACGTCGAACGATGGGCTCGGGTTCGGGGCGACAAGCTCGCCTACCGGTTCATCGACTTCTCCACCGAGCGCGACGGCGTCGAGCGCGATCTGAACTGGGCCGACTTCGGTGCCCGCAACAAGGCCGTCGGGGCCCGGTTGCAGCAGGTCACCGAACCCGGAGACCGGGTGGCGATCCTGTGTCCGCAGAACCTCGAATACCTCGTCGCCTTCTTCGGCGTGCTCTATTCCGGGCGGATCGCGGTGCCGCTGTTCGATCCCAATGAGCCCGGCCACGTCGGCCGTCTGCACGCCGTGCTGGACGACTGCCAGCCGTCGGCCATCCTGACCACGACGGCCGCAGCCGAGGGGGTGCGCAAGTTCTTCCGCACCCGCCCCGCCAACCAGCGCCCCCGCGTCATCGCCGTCGACGCCGTGCCCAACGAGGTCGGCGCCACGTGGGAGCCGGTCGACGTCCAGCACGACACGATCGCCTACCTGCAGTACACCTCGGGATCCACCCGGATCCCGACCGGTGTGCAGATCACCCACCTGAACCTGGCCACCAACGTGGTTCAGGTCATCGAGGCGCTCGACGGCCAGGAGGGCGACCGCGGCGTCTCGTGGTTGCCGTTCTTCCACGACATGGGGCTCATCACGGTGCTGCTTTCGCCGATGCTGGGCCACTACATCACGTTCATGACGCCCGCCGCGTTCGTGCGTCGCCCGGGCCGGTGGATCCGGGAGATGGCCCGCAAGGAGAGCGACACCGGCGGCACCATCTCCGTCGCGCCGAACTTCGCGTTCGACCACGCCGCCGTGCGGGGGGTGCCCAAGGATGGCGAGCCGCCGTTGGACATGTCCAACATCAAGTGCATCCTCAACGGCAGCGAGCCCATCTCGGCGGCCACCGTGAACCGGTTCAACGAGGCGTTCGGCCCGTTCGGCTTCAAGCCGCAGGCCATCAAACCGTCCTACGGGCTGGCCGAGGCCACGCTGTTCGTGTCGACCACCCCGATGAACGCCGAGCCCCGGATCATCCACGTGGACCGAGACGAGCTCAACCGGCACCGCTTCGTCGAGGTGCCCGCGGACTCACCGAAGGCGGTCGCGCAGGCCGGCGCCGGTCAGATCGGTGTCGCGGAATGGGCGGTCATCGTCGACAACGACAGCGCCACCGAATTGCCCGACGGCCAGATCGGCGAGGTCTGGATCAGCGGCCAGAACATGGGCACCGGCTACTGGGGCAAGCCCGAGGAGACCGTCGCCACGTTCCAGAACACGCTCAAGTCGCGCACCAACCCGTCCCACGCCGAGGGCGCGACCGACGACGCCACCTGGGTGCGCACCGGCGACCTGGGCGCCTACCACGACGGTGAGCTCTACATCACCGGCCGGACGAAGGACCTGGTGATCATCGACGGCCGTAACCACTATCCCCAGGACCTCGAGTACTCCGCCCAGGAGTCCACCAAGGCGCTGCGCACCGGTTTCGTCGCGGCGTTCTCGGTCCCGGCCAACCAGCTGCCCGACGAGGTGTTCGAGGACGCGCACGCCGGGCTGAAGCGCGACCCCGACGACACCTCCGAACAGCTGGTGATCGTCGGCGAGCGCGCCCCGGGCGCGCACAAGCTCGAGATGGGCCCGATCGCCGACGACATTCGCGCGGCGATCGCGGTGCGCCACGGGGTGACGGTGCGCGATGTGCTGCTGACCCCGGCGGGGGCCATCCCCAGGACTTCCAGCGGCAAGATCGGTCGCCGGGCCTGCCGCTCGGCGTATCTGGACGGCAGCCTGCGCAGCGGCAAGGTGGCCAATGCCTTCCCGGACGAGACCGACTGA
- the culp6 gene encoding carboxylesterase Culp6, producing MAKSNRRKRHRLLALFAAGAVSMVVVLIVAIVVVVLRRPDAPPTAVPPSAQPPTAVPPTISKPRPEFQDASCPDVQLISVPGTWESSVQLDPFNPVQFPAALLLNVTNPLRAQFGADRLEVFTVPYTAQFHNPLSADAQMSYNDSRAEGTQAAVRAMTDMNNRCPLTSYVLVGFSQGAVIAGDIASDIGNGRGPVDQDLVLGVTLIADGRRQVGVGQDVGPNPDGQGAEITLHEVPTLSALGLTMTGPRPGGFGALNDRTNEICARGDLICAAPESAFNITALPKTLEVLSGGAGQPVHAMYATPDFWNIDGMPATQWTLNWAQNLIANAPQPKHG from the coding sequence ATGGCCAAGTCCAACCGGCGCAAGCGCCATCGCCTGCTGGCGCTGTTCGCGGCAGGCGCGGTGAGCATGGTGGTCGTGCTGATCGTGGCGATCGTGGTCGTGGTGCTGCGCAGGCCCGACGCCCCGCCGACCGCGGTGCCGCCGAGCGCGCAGCCGCCGACCGCGGTGCCTCCGACGATCTCGAAGCCGCGGCCCGAATTCCAGGACGCGAGCTGTCCGGACGTCCAGCTGATCTCGGTACCGGGCACCTGGGAATCCTCGGTGCAGCTCGACCCGTTCAACCCGGTGCAGTTCCCGGCCGCGCTGCTGCTGAACGTGACCAACCCGTTGCGCGCCCAGTTCGGCGCGGACCGCCTCGAGGTGTTCACCGTTCCCTACACCGCGCAGTTCCACAATCCGCTGTCCGCGGATGCGCAGATGTCGTACAACGACAGCCGCGCCGAGGGCACCCAGGCGGCGGTCCGGGCGATGACGGACATGAACAACCGGTGCCCGCTGACCAGTTACGTGCTGGTCGGGTTCTCCCAGGGCGCCGTCATCGCCGGGGACATCGCCAGTGACATCGGCAACGGCCGCGGGCCGGTGGACCAGGATCTGGTGCTGGGCGTGACGCTGATCGCCGACGGTCGCCGCCAGGTCGGGGTGGGACAGGACGTCGGCCCGAACCCCGACGGCCAGGGTGCGGAGATCACGCTGCACGAGGTGCCGACCCTGTCGGCGCTGGGGCTGACGATGACCGGACCGCGCCCCGGCGGGTTCGGCGCGCTCAACGACCGGACCAACGAGATCTGTGCCCGCGGCGACCTGATCTGCGCGGCGCCGGAGTCGGCGTTCAACATCACCGCACTGCCGAAGACGCTGGAGGTGCTCTCGGGGGGCGCTGGTCAGCCGGTGCACGCGATGTACGCCACCCCGGACTTCTGGAACATCGACGGGATGCCGGCCACGCAGTGGACGCTGAACTGGGCACAGAACCTGATCGCCAACGCCCCGCAGCCCAAGCATGGGTGA
- a CDS encoding DUF732 domain-containing protein, translating to MQNASRRSGIAGLAGFSLLAASAAAGLSGCSMTDDMVMGLGSQTEAAQSESPAAVPGPGDLGADDHTLVVTPAQRHYLDALHGAGVQPSSDLAALRIGSYVCQARFAKHTDQQVWDFVLPLVRNEVGSSATAMTPSAGEVNTLTDDYIRIATEQLC from the coding sequence GTGCAGAACGCGTCACGCAGGTCAGGGATCGCCGGGTTGGCCGGCTTCTCGCTGCTGGCGGCGTCCGCGGCGGCGGGGTTGTCCGGCTGCTCGATGACCGATGACATGGTCATGGGGCTGGGCTCGCAGACCGAGGCCGCGCAGAGTGAATCCCCCGCGGCGGTGCCCGGTCCCGGCGACCTCGGGGCGGACGACCACACGCTCGTCGTGACCCCGGCGCAACGCCACTACCTCGACGCGCTGCACGGCGCGGGAGTGCAGCCCAGCAGTGACCTCGCCGCGTTGCGGATCGGGTCCTACGTGTGCCAGGCCCGCTTCGCCAAGCACACCGACCAGCAGGTGTGGGATTTCGTACTGCCTCTGGTGCGCAACGAGGTCGGCTCGTCGGCCACGGCGATGACGCCGTCGGCGGGGGAGGTCAACACGTTGACCGACGACTACATCCGCATCGCGACCGAACAGCTCTGCTGA
- a CDS encoding alpha/beta hydrolase-fold protein, whose product MRMILVRMTLAAALAVTLWGAGATPSLPGTPAASAQGVEMLMVPSAAMGRDIPVAFQGGGPHAVVLLDAFNAAPDVSNWVTAGNAMNTLSGLGISVAAPAGGAWSMYTNWEQDGSKQWETFLADELPNWLAANKGLAPGGHGIVGAAQGGTGALTMATFHPNRYRFAGTLSGFLTPSATTMNGAITAGLARFGGVDTRNMWGLPQLGRWKWHDPDVHAQLLANNNTRLWVYSPATVTCTDPAAMIGYCDQAQGSNRTFYQHYRSIGGSNAHFDFPTSGNHDWGSWSGQLAAMTGELVATIR is encoded by the coding sequence ATGCGAATGATCCTGGTGCGGATGACCCTGGCCGCCGCACTGGCGGTGACGCTGTGGGGCGCGGGTGCGACGCCGTCGCTGCCCGGCACCCCGGCCGCCTCGGCGCAGGGCGTCGAGATGTTGATGGTGCCGTCGGCTGCGATGGGCCGCGACATCCCGGTGGCGTTCCAGGGCGGCGGCCCGCACGCCGTCGTGCTGCTCGACGCGTTCAACGCCGCCCCGGACGTGAGCAACTGGGTGACCGCGGGCAACGCCATGAACACGCTGTCGGGCCTGGGCATCTCGGTGGCCGCCCCGGCCGGCGGGGCGTGGAGCATGTACACCAACTGGGAGCAGGACGGCAGCAAGCAGTGGGAGACCTTCCTGGCCGACGAGCTGCCCAACTGGCTCGCCGCCAACAAGGGACTGGCTCCGGGCGGGCACGGCATCGTCGGGGCCGCCCAGGGCGGTACCGGCGCGCTGACCATGGCGACGTTCCACCCCAACCGCTACCGCTTCGCCGGGACGCTTTCGGGGTTCCTGACCCCGTCGGCCACCACGATGAACGGCGCGATCACCGCGGGGCTCGCCCGCTTCGGCGGGGTGGACACCCGCAACATGTGGGGTTTGCCACAGCTGGGCCGGTGGAAGTGGCACGACCCCGACGTGCACGCCCAACTCCTGGCCAACAACAACACCCGGCTGTGGGTGTACAGCCCGGCCACGGTCACGTGCACGGACCCCGCCGCGATGATCGGCTACTGCGATCAGGCCCAGGGCAGCAACCGCACGTTCTACCAGCACTATCGCTCGATCGGCGGCAGCAACGCCCACTTCGACTTCCCGACGTCGGGCAATCACGACTGGGGTTCGTGGAGCGGCCAGTTGGCCGCCATGACGGGTGAGCTGGTCGCGACCATCCGGTAG
- a CDS encoding esterase family protein — MKLVGRLRGAAKMTWRRVTVAALAATLLPGLIAAVGGTATAGAFSRPGLPVEYLMVPSAGMGRDIKVQFQSGGPNAPGVYLLDGLRAQDDFNGWDINTAAFEWYLDSGMAVIMPVGGQSSFYSDWYSPACGDNGCQTYKWETFISQELPAYLAANKGVDPNRNAAVGLSMAGSAALTMAIYHPQVFQYAGSLSGFLNLSEGWWPMLVNISMGDAGGYDANDMWGKTEDADSAWKRNDPMVNIDKLVANNTRIWIFCGNGKPAELDSGMSSGNLFNAKFLEGFTLRTNKTFQEEYIAAGGKNGVFNFPSNGTHQWAYWGQQLQQMKPDIARVLGAVPQPSAPPAPAEAAAEPAANGG, encoded by the coding sequence ATGAAGCTCGTTGGGAGGCTGCGCGGCGCAGCGAAGATGACGTGGCGTCGGGTCACGGTGGCGGCCCTGGCGGCCACGCTGCTGCCCGGCCTGATCGCCGCCGTCGGTGGCACAGCGACTGCGGGAGCGTTCTCCCGTCCCGGTCTGCCCGTGGAGTACCTGATGGTGCCGTCGGCAGGCATGGGCCGTGACATCAAGGTGCAGTTCCAGAGCGGCGGGCCCAACGCACCCGGCGTGTACCTGCTCGACGGTCTGCGTGCGCAGGACGACTTCAACGGCTGGGACATCAACACCGCCGCCTTCGAGTGGTACCTGGACTCGGGCATGGCCGTGATCATGCCGGTCGGCGGGCAGTCCAGCTTCTACAGCGACTGGTACAGCCCGGCCTGCGGCGACAACGGCTGCCAGACCTACAAGTGGGAGACCTTCATCTCCCAGGAGCTGCCGGCCTACCTGGCGGCCAACAAGGGTGTCGACCCGAACCGCAACGCGGCCGTGGGCCTGTCGATGGCCGGTTCGGCCGCGCTGACGATGGCGATCTACCACCCGCAGGTGTTCCAGTACGCCGGCTCGCTGTCGGGCTTCCTGAACCTGTCCGAGGGCTGGTGGCCGATGCTGGTCAACATCTCGATGGGTGACGCGGGTGGCTACGACGCCAACGACATGTGGGGCAAGACCGAGGACGCCGACAGCGCGTGGAAGCGCAACGACCCGATGGTCAACATCGACAAGCTGGTTGCCAACAACACGCGCATCTGGATCTTCTGCGGCAACGGTAAGCCGGCGGAACTCGATTCCGGGATGAGCTCGGGCAACTTGTTCAACGCGAAGTTCCTGGAGGGCTTCACGCTGCGTACCAACAAGACCTTCCAGGAGGAGTACATCGCCGCGGGTGGCAAGAACGGCGTGTTCAACTTCCCGTCGAACGGCACCCACCAGTGGGCCTACTGGGGTCAGCAGCTGCAGCAGATGAAGCCGGACATCGCCCGGGTGCTCGGCGCGGTGCCGCAGCCGTCGGCTCCGCCGGCCCCGGCTGAGGCCGCGGCCGAGCCGGCTGCCAACGGCGGCTGA
- the zomB gene encoding flagellar motor control protein ZomB: protein MPPFSSADRQDGPAGRRKRWPAFPYHVWTRASLGVSVAVTAVLFGVGAWQRRWIADDGLIVLRTTRNMLAGNGPVFNAGERVEANTSTVWSYLMWLGGWVAGPARLEYVALTLALVFSVAGVVMVMLGTARLYAPGLQGRAAVLLPAGALVYIAVPPARDFATSGLENGLVLAYLGLLWWMMVCWSQAARGGPRRPTPARGTTRWFDGALAFVAGLSVLVRPELALIGGLALVMMLIAAPDWRRRLLVVVVGGLLPVGYQIFRMGYYGLLVPGTALAKDASGSKWHQGFVYLANFNQPYLLWAPAMLLVGLALMVLLLRGRPGKPVTPARGEAGRLARLVQSPPAVVAFILLSGVLQAVYWIRQGGDFMHGRVLLTPLFCLLAPVAVIPLLVPEASRMARGAGYLYAGATGVLWLAVVGWALWAANSPGMGPDATRVTATGIVDERRFYAQATGHAHPLTAADYLDYPRMRAVLTAIRNTPDGALLLPAGNYDTWDVVPAIPPPPDAPTGPDGDRNGPHTVFFTNLGMLGMNVGLDVRVIDQIGLANPLAAHTARIEDGRIGHDKNLFPDWAVAEGPFLKEEPWIPQYLDEDWIRQAQAALACPETESVLNAVRAPMSPRRFLSNLANAAEFTRYRIDRVPLYELARCGLPLPEPVNPPYTGLPATGP, encoded by the coding sequence GTGCCGCCGTTTTCCTCAGCTGACCGACAGGACGGCCCGGCGGGGCGGCGCAAGCGCTGGCCCGCCTTCCCGTACCACGTCTGGACGAGGGCCAGCCTGGGGGTGAGCGTGGCCGTGACGGCGGTGCTGTTCGGTGTGGGCGCCTGGCAGCGCCGCTGGATCGCCGACGACGGTCTGATCGTCCTGCGCACCACGCGGAACATGCTGGCCGGCAACGGTCCGGTGTTCAACGCCGGCGAGCGGGTGGAGGCCAACACCTCCACCGTGTGGTCGTACCTGATGTGGTTGGGCGGCTGGGTGGCCGGTCCGGCGCGGCTGGAGTACGTGGCGCTGACGCTGGCGCTGGTGTTCAGCGTTGCCGGCGTGGTGATGGTCATGCTCGGCACCGCCCGGCTGTATGCGCCGGGGCTGCAGGGGCGGGCCGCGGTCCTGCTGCCGGCCGGCGCCCTGGTCTACATCGCCGTGCCCCCGGCGCGGGACTTTGCCACCTCCGGACTGGAGAACGGTCTGGTGCTCGCCTACCTGGGGCTGCTGTGGTGGATGATGGTGTGCTGGTCGCAGGCTGCCCGCGGCGGGCCGCGTAGACCGACACCTGCTCGGGGCACCACGCGGTGGTTCGACGGCGCGCTGGCGTTCGTGGCCGGGCTCAGCGTGCTGGTGCGCCCCGAGCTGGCGCTGATCGGCGGACTGGCTCTGGTGATGATGCTCATCGCGGCGCCCGACTGGCGGCGGCGGCTGCTCGTCGTCGTGGTCGGTGGTCTGCTGCCGGTCGGCTACCAGATCTTCCGGATGGGCTATTACGGATTGCTGGTGCCCGGCACCGCGCTGGCCAAGGACGCCAGCGGGTCGAAATGGCACCAGGGCTTCGTGTACCTGGCCAACTTCAACCAGCCCTATCTGCTGTGGGCCCCCGCGATGCTCCTGGTCGGGCTGGCTTTGATGGTGCTGCTGCTGCGCGGGCGCCCCGGCAAGCCGGTCACGCCGGCCCGGGGCGAGGCCGGGCGGCTGGCGCGCCTGGTGCAGAGTCCGCCGGCGGTGGTCGCGTTCATCCTGCTCAGCGGTGTGTTACAGGCGGTGTACTGGATCCGGCAGGGCGGCGACTTCATGCACGGGCGGGTCCTGCTCACCCCGCTGTTCTGCCTGCTGGCGCCGGTCGCGGTGATCCCGCTGCTGGTGCCGGAAGCCTCGCGGATGGCGCGCGGCGCCGGGTACCTGTATGCCGGTGCCACCGGCGTGCTGTGGCTGGCGGTCGTCGGCTGGGCGCTGTGGGCGGCCAACTCGCCGGGAATGGGGCCCGACGCCACCCGGGTCACCGCCACCGGCATCGTCGACGAGAGGCGCTTCTACGCGCAGGCGACCGGGCACGCGCACCCGCTGACGGCGGCGGACTACCTGGACTACCCGCGAATGCGTGCGGTGCTGACCGCGATCCGGAACACACCCGACGGTGCGCTGCTGCTGCCGGCAGGCAACTACGACACCTGGGATGTGGTGCCGGCGATCCCGCCTCCGCCGGACGCGCCCACCGGACCGGACGGGGACCGAAACGGCCCCCACACGGTCTTTTTCACGAATCTGGGCATGCTCGGGATGAACGTCGGGCTCGACGTGCGGGTGATCGATCAGATCGGCCTGGCCAATCCGTTGGCCGCGCACACCGCCCGCATCGAGGACGGCAGGATCGGCCACGACAAGAACCTCTTCCCGGACTGGGCGGTCGCCGAGGGGCCGTTCCTGAAGGAGGAGCCGTGGATCCCGCAGTACCTGGACGAGGACTGGATCAGGCAGGCTCAGGCGGCGCTGGCCTGCCCGGAAACCGAGTCGGTGCTCAACGCGGTCCGAGCACCGATGAGTCCGCGCCGGTTCCTGTCGAACCTGGCCAACGCCGCGGAGTTCACCCGTTACCGCATCGACCGGGTGCCGCTGTACGAACTGGCCCGGTGCGGGCTGCCGCTGCCCGAGCCGGTGAACCCGCCCTACACCGGGCTGCCCGCCACCGGGCCGTGA
- a CDS encoding decaprenyl-phosphate phosphoribosyltransferase, translating into MSASQVGQETGAAAGPPNNLVSGIVKALRPRQWVKNVLVFAAPVAALGDDRYVYDYREVLVKVALAFVVFSLAASCVYLVNDARDVEADRAHPTKRFRPIAAGVVPEWLAYTLAGVLGVLSLAVSWLVTPNLALVLAIYIAIQLAYCFGLKHQPVIDICIVSSGFLIRAIAGGVAAEVPLSQWFLLMMAFGSLFMAAGKRYAELQLAERTGAKIRKSLESYTSSYLRFVWTLSATSLVLCYGLWAFERDATGGASWFVVSMVPFTIAILRYAVDVDGGMAGEPEEIALKDRVLQLLALAWIGTIGAAVFLS; encoded by the coding sequence GTGAGCGCATCCCAGGTCGGACAGGAGACCGGTGCGGCGGCGGGGCCGCCCAACAACCTGGTCTCGGGCATCGTCAAGGCCCTACGGCCCCGCCAGTGGGTCAAGAACGTGCTGGTCTTCGCCGCCCCGGTCGCCGCTCTCGGCGACGACCGCTACGTCTACGACTACCGCGAAGTGCTGGTCAAGGTGGCGTTGGCCTTCGTGGTCTTCAGCCTCGCCGCTTCGTGCGTGTATCTGGTCAACGACGCCCGCGATGTCGAAGCCGACCGGGCGCACCCCACCAAGCGGTTCCGCCCGATCGCCGCCGGCGTGGTCCCGGAGTGGCTGGCCTACACGCTGGCCGGCGTGCTGGGCGTGCTGTCCCTGGCGGTCTCGTGGCTGGTCACCCCCAACCTGGCCCTGGTGCTGGCCATCTACATCGCGATCCAGCTGGCCTACTGCTTCGGGCTCAAGCACCAGCCCGTGATCGACATCTGCATCGTGTCCTCGGGCTTCCTGATCCGCGCCATCGCCGGCGGTGTGGCCGCCGAAGTGCCGCTGTCGCAGTGGTTCCTGCTGATGATGGCGTTCGGTTCACTGTTCATGGCCGCCGGCAAGCGGTACGCCGAGCTGCAGCTGGCCGAACGCACCGGAGCCAAGATCCGCAAGTCCCTGGAGAGCTACACCAGCTCCTATCTGCGCTTCGTGTGGACGTTGTCGGCGACCTCGCTGGTGCTGTGTTACGGGCTGTGGGCCTTCGAACGTGACGCCACCGGCGGGGCCTCCTGGTTCGTCGTGTCGATGGTGCCGTTCACGATCGCGATCCTGCGCTACGCCGTCGACGTCGACGGCGGCATGGCCGGCGAACCGGAGGAGATCGCGTTGAAGGACCGGGTGCTCCAGCTGTTGGCGCTGGCCTGGATCGGGACCATCGGTGCCGCCGTTTTCCTCAGCTGA
- a CDS encoding phosphatase PAP2 family protein — MPDQARGEDAVLVAVQRGLAGRPGVLATARTLSHFGEHSLGWLALAALGAVLRPAQRREYLAAAVGAFTAHACAVLIKRVVRRERPHHPAIEVNVGTPSRLSFPSAHATSTTAAAVLLARPTGWPLPALLVPPMALSRLVLGVHYPSDVLAGVAVGAVVGDVVGRFEGGRR; from the coding sequence ATGCCTGACCAGGCGCGTGGCGAGGACGCGGTGCTGGTCGCCGTCCAGCGCGGGCTGGCCGGCCGGCCGGGGGTGCTGGCCACCGCCCGCACGCTGTCCCATTTCGGTGAGCACAGCCTCGGCTGGCTCGCGCTCGCCGCGCTGGGTGCCGTGCTGCGGCCGGCGCAGCGCCGCGAATACCTGGCCGCGGCTGTGGGCGCGTTCACCGCCCACGCCTGCGCGGTGCTGATCAAGCGGGTGGTGCGCCGGGAACGTCCGCACCACCCCGCGATCGAGGTCAACGTGGGCACCCCGAGCCGGTTGAGCTTCCCGTCGGCGCACGCGACGTCGACGACCGCGGCCGCGGTACTGCTGGCCCGACCCACCGGGTGGCCGCTGCCGGCGCTGCTGGTGCCGCCGATGGCGTTGTCGCGGCTGGTGCTCGGAGTTCATTACCCCAGCGATGTGCTCGCCGGTGTCGCGGTCGGCGCCGTCGTCGGGGACGTCGTCGGCAGGTTCGAAGGAGGGCGCCGGTGA
- a CDS encoding glycosyltransferase, with the protein MSDIPSGALDAGASRAVSLLARVILPRPGEPLDVRKLYINESDTNARRAHAPARTELEIGPESEVSFATYFNAFPASYWRRWSTLQSVVLRVELTGSGRVDLYRTKATGARITVGGAEFSGEPVEFEIGLDPFEDGGWIWFDITTDSAVTLQHAGWYAPVPAPGRADVAVGIPTFNRPADCVNALTALTSDPLVDKVIGAVIVSDQGASKAKDHPGFDAAAAALGNRLTVHNQPNLGGSGGYSRVMYEALNNTECEQILFMDDDIRIEPDSVLRALAMNRFAKSPTLVGGQMLNLQEPSHLHVMGEVVDQANFMWTNAPNTEYDHDFAKYPLVDEDDRSTMLHRRVDVDYNGWWMCMIPRRVAEELGQPLPLFIKWDDADYGLRAAEHGYGTVTLPGAAIWHMAWSDKDDAIDWQAYFHLRNRLVVSALHWDGKVTGLVASHLKATFKHLLCLEYSTVAIQNKAMDDFLAGPEHIFSILESALPDVRAMRQHYPDAVVLPGATALPPPSDRRRKKIKIPTSLPAIGFRLARGVAHQLTHHDPAHHQRPELNVATQDARWFVLCKVDGVTVTTADGRGVVYRQRDRAKMFELLRASLKRQARLIRKYNRMRRVYREALPMMTSQQKWEAVLNGHAGAPKAAVRVGDA; encoded by the coding sequence TTGAGTGACATCCCGTCCGGCGCGCTGGATGCCGGCGCCTCGCGGGCGGTGAGCCTGCTGGCCCGTGTCATCCTGCCGCGCCCAGGCGAGCCGCTCGACGTTCGCAAGCTCTACATCAACGAATCGGACACCAACGCGCGCCGCGCGCACGCGCCGGCGCGCACCGAGCTGGAGATCGGGCCCGAGTCCGAGGTCTCGTTCGCCACGTACTTCAACGCCTTCCCGGCCAGTTACTGGCGGCGCTGGTCGACGCTGCAGTCGGTGGTGCTGCGCGTCGAGCTGACCGGCAGCGGCCGCGTCGACCTGTACCGCACCAAGGCCACCGGGGCCCGCATCACCGTTGGTGGCGCGGAGTTCTCGGGCGAACCGGTCGAGTTCGAGATCGGTCTCGACCCGTTCGAGGACGGCGGCTGGATCTGGTTCGACATCACCACCGACAGCGCCGTCACGCTGCAGCACGCCGGGTGGTACGCGCCGGTGCCCGCGCCCGGGCGCGCCGACGTGGCGGTCGGCATCCCGACGTTCAACCGGCCCGCCGACTGCGTCAATGCGCTGACCGCGTTGACTTCGGATCCGTTGGTGGACAAGGTGATCGGAGCGGTCATCGTTTCCGACCAGGGCGCCAGCAAGGCCAAGGACCATCCCGGGTTCGACGCGGCCGCCGCCGCGCTGGGGAACCGGCTGACGGTGCACAACCAGCCCAACCTGGGCGGCTCGGGCGGCTACAGCCGGGTCATGTACGAAGCGCTGAACAACACCGAGTGCGAACAGATCCTGTTCATGGATGACGACATCCGCATCGAACCGGATTCGGTGCTGCGCGCGCTGGCGATGAACCGGTTCGCCAAGTCGCCGACGCTGGTGGGCGGACAGATGCTCAACCTGCAGGAGCCGTCTCATCTGCATGTCATGGGCGAGGTCGTCGATCAGGCCAACTTCATGTGGACCAACGCACCCAACACCGAGTACGACCACGACTTCGCCAAGTACCCGCTGGTCGACGAGGACGACCGCAGCACGATGCTGCACCGTCGGGTCGACGTCGACTACAACGGCTGGTGGATGTGCATGATCCCGCGCCGGGTCGCCGAGGAGTTGGGTCAGCCGCTGCCGTTGTTCATCAAGTGGGACGACGCGGACTACGGGCTGCGCGCCGCCGAGCACGGGTACGGCACGGTGACCCTGCCGGGTGCCGCGATCTGGCACATGGCGTGGAGCGATAAGGACGACGCGATCGACTGGCAGGCGTACTTCCACCTGCGCAACCGCCTGGTGGTCTCGGCGCTGCACTGGGACGGCAAGGTCACCGGCCTGGTCGCCAGTCACCTCAAGGCGACGTTCAAACACCTGCTCTGCCTTGAGTATTCGACGGTGGCCATCCAGAACAAGGCGATGGACGACTTCCTCGCCGGGCCCGAGCACATCTTCTCGATCCTCGAGTCGGCGCTGCCTGACGTGCGGGCGATGCGCCAGCACTACCCCGACGCGGTGGTGTTGCCCGGCGCCACCGCTCTACCGCCGCCGTCGGACCGGCGCCGGAAGAAGATCAAGATTCCGACCTCGTTGCCCGCCATCGGTTTCCGGTTGGCCCGCGGCGTCGCCCACCAGCTCACCCACCACGATCCCGCCCATCACCAGCGACCGGAACTCAACGTCGCCACCCAGGATGCGCGCTGGTTCGTGCTGTGCAAGGTCGACGGCGTCACTGTGACGACTGCCGACGGTCGCGGTGTGGTGTACCGCCAGCGTGACCGCGCCAAGATGTTCGAGCTGCTTCGTGCGTCCCTGAAACGCCAGGCCCGGTTGATCCGCAAGTACAACCGGATGCGCCGGGTGTACCGGGAGGCGTTGCCGATGATGACCAGCCAGCAGAAGTGGGAGGCGGTGCTCAACGGGCACGCGGGTGCGCCCAAGGCCGCGGTGAGAGTCGGAGATGCCTGA